One Fuerstiella marisgermanici DNA window includes the following coding sequences:
- a CDS encoding acyltransferase family protein — MSSLTIEPPLVTPVVSPGEPGLKKPVARRHDLDALRAIAMLLGIVLHVALSFSTIPWLVTDSRTSCFYNVLFSVIHGFRMPLFFMLSGFFTAMLWRKRTLKGLVKQRVKRILLPLVIGCVTIVPAMWAVGYVASRPSPGQSEGSTIYAAVVAGDTNSVQAELQKPGIDVDAADPASGSTPLCTAVFLGQTDIVELLIDANADLNLANRDKASPLHIAAFMGRAQEARMLLAAGADVDVKDGTGQTPQQLLSIDFGTTAFIAGSLGVQLDEQTLMAGRKEIAEQLGAEADVSSDGNQSGGNAALYGLLFQMPVFMHLWFLAFLCWLVVAFLIYAVVANAVKIERLPRWLICSPASLLWVIPLTTLPLSLMQPGIFGPDSSVGLLPIPAVFGYYAIFFFFGAVYWDMNDGQGQLGRWWPISLLVAMFVVFPIGLDLVDGTFGIVPRIEDSSTHHLVSNLLQAAFAWLMIFGCIGLFRRTLSGESKALRYISDSSYWLYLTHLPLVILAQWMVRDLEVPAFLKFSVVLVVISAFLLLTYQYLVRYTAIGRLLNGPRSRSPLAST; from the coding sequence ATGAGCTCACTTACTATTGAACCGCCTCTGGTCACGCCAGTCGTCAGTCCTGGCGAGCCCGGCCTAAAGAAACCGGTCGCCCGACGTCACGATCTCGATGCACTTCGCGCGATCGCGATGTTGTTGGGGATCGTGCTGCATGTGGCTCTGTCGTTTTCCACGATCCCTTGGCTGGTGACCGATTCGAGGACCAGTTGTTTCTATAACGTGTTGTTCTCCGTGATTCACGGATTCCGCATGCCGTTGTTCTTTATGTTAAGCGGATTCTTTACCGCCATGCTGTGGCGCAAGCGGACTCTGAAGGGCCTCGTGAAGCAGCGAGTAAAACGGATTCTTCTTCCGCTCGTCATCGGCTGTGTTACAATCGTGCCAGCCATGTGGGCCGTCGGTTACGTTGCGTCTCGGCCATCACCGGGGCAGTCCGAAGGTTCGACGATTTATGCGGCTGTTGTTGCCGGCGACACTAATTCGGTTCAGGCCGAGCTTCAGAAACCTGGCATCGATGTCGATGCGGCCGATCCAGCTTCCGGTTCGACACCCTTGTGCACAGCCGTGTTTCTGGGACAGACGGATATCGTCGAACTGTTGATCGACGCGAATGCAGATCTCAACCTCGCGAACCGTGACAAGGCCAGCCCACTGCACATCGCGGCTTTTATGGGGCGAGCACAAGAGGCGAGAATGTTGCTCGCTGCCGGAGCCGATGTCGACGTGAAAGACGGGACCGGTCAAACACCGCAGCAACTGCTAAGCATCGACTTCGGCACGACTGCCTTCATCGCCGGTTCACTCGGAGTTCAACTCGACGAACAGACACTGATGGCTGGCCGCAAGGAAATCGCTGAGCAACTCGGGGCAGAGGCCGATGTTTCTTCTGACGGCAATCAGAGTGGCGGCAACGCGGCTTTGTACGGTTTGTTATTTCAAATGCCAGTCTTCATGCATCTCTGGTTTCTGGCGTTCCTTTGCTGGCTGGTTGTGGCTTTTCTGATCTATGCGGTTGTTGCTAACGCCGTAAAGATTGAGAGGCTGCCGCGGTGGTTGATCTGTTCGCCTGCCAGTCTGCTGTGGGTGATTCCACTCACCACGCTGCCGCTGTCGTTGATGCAACCGGGCATCTTCGGTCCTGATTCGTCTGTCGGTTTGCTGCCGATCCCTGCCGTGTTTGGTTACTACGCGATTTTCTTCTTCTTCGGTGCTGTGTACTGGGACATGAATGACGGCCAGGGGCAACTAGGTCGTTGGTGGCCAATTAGCCTGCTGGTTGCGATGTTTGTCGTGTTCCCGATCGGTCTGGATTTAGTTGACGGCACCTTTGGCATCGTGCCGCGAATCGAAGACTCATCGACACACCATCTTGTGAGCAACCTGCTGCAGGCTGCTTTTGCCTGGCTTATGATCTTTGGGTGCATCGGGCTGTTCCGCCGAACTCTGTCGGGGGAAAGCAAGGCGTTACGATACATCTCCGACTCATCCTACTGGCTGTACCTCACCCATTTACCACTTGTGATTCTGGCACAGTGGATGGTTCGAGACCTGGAAGTTCCGGCTTTTCTGAAGTTCAGCGTTGTTCTGGTTGTGATTTCAGCGTTCCTGCTACTTACCTACCAGTACCTGGTTCGATATACGGCGATCGGCAGACTGCTAAACGGACCACGCAGCAGGTCACCGCTTGCGTCCACGTGA
- a CDS encoding 3-keto-disaccharide hydrolase, translating to MRRLKFPMTIAAALLCAMPANAADNQLSAEEKQAGWQLLFNGKDLTGWKCNNGKKIMAPIEDGALVPFKSGGYIIIHEQQFDNFVLKCDVRWEDPRCNSGIFFRVEDPENPVHTGFEAQVMSGDKTGKHEFGAIYDLASTTKNAGKETGEWNAIEIRCDGPHIKVKVNGEEVASMNCDDFDQPGVCPDGQKHKYTLNTMPRAVKDFARSGYLGFQDHGHKVWYKNVKLLKLAP from the coding sequence ATGCGACGCCTCAAGTTTCCAATGACGATTGCTGCCGCGCTGCTTTGCGCGATGCCTGCCAATGCCGCCGACAATCAACTTTCCGCCGAAGAAAAACAGGCTGGTTGGCAACTTCTGTTTAACGGAAAAGATCTGACGGGCTGGAAGTGCAACAACGGCAAGAAAATCATGGCGCCAATTGAGGACGGAGCACTCGTCCCGTTCAAGTCGGGCGGGTACATCATCATTCACGAACAACAGTTCGACAACTTTGTCCTGAAGTGTGACGTCCGCTGGGAAGATCCTCGCTGCAATTCAGGAATCTTCTTTCGAGTCGAAGACCCTGAGAATCCGGTGCACACAGGTTTCGAAGCTCAGGTCATGAGCGGCGATAAGACTGGCAAGCACGAATTCGGCGCGATCTACGACCTCGCAAGCACCACCAAAAACGCCGGCAAGGAAACAGGTGAGTGGAACGCGATTGAAATTCGCTGTGACGGACCGCACATCAAAGTGAAGGTCAACGGCGAGGAAGTGGCCAGTATGAACTGCGATGACTTCGACCAACCCGGCGTCTGCCCCGACGGTCAGAAGCACAAGTACACGCTCAACACAATGCCTCGAGCAGTGAAAGACTTCGCTCGTTCCGGCTATCTTGGATTTCAGGATCACGGCCACAAAGTTTGGTACAAGAACGTCAAGCTGTTGAAGCTGGCGCCCTAA